One Caretta caretta isolate rCarCar2 chromosome 6, rCarCar1.hap1, whole genome shotgun sequence genomic region harbors:
- the RHOD gene encoding LOW QUALITY PROTEIN: rho-related GTP-binding protein RhoD (The sequence of the model RefSeq protein was modified relative to this genomic sequence to represent the inferred CDS: inserted 1 base in 1 codon), translating into MKVYVPTVFEKYSASFQIGGKPVQINLWDTVGQEDYDRLCPLSYTGAHVILMCFDVTSPNSFNNILTKWYPEVNHFCKGIPIVLVGCKTDXDKVLLRQLHEDQLEPITYHKAEAMAREVHAVTYLECSAKYQENITDNFMEASSAALSTMRKGQRKRKPKRSCLLS; encoded by the exons GTCTATGTCCCCACAGTGTTTGAGAAGTACTCTGCCTCTTTCCAGATTGGCGGCAAGCCGGTGCAAATCAATCTGTGGGACACAGTGG GGCAGGAAGATTACGAcaggctctgccccctctcctACACAGGAGCCCACGTGATTCTCATGTGCTTCGACGTCACCAGTCCCAACAGCTTCAACAACATTCTCACAAAG TGGTACCCGGAGGTGAATCACTTCTGCAAGGGCATCCCCATCGTGCTGGTGGGCTGCAAGACTG CTGACAAGGTCCTTCTGAGGCAGCTCCACGAGGACCAGCTGGAGCCCATCACCTACCATAAG GCAGAGGCCATGGCCCGGGAGGTGCACGCTGTCACCTACCTTGAGTGCTCGGCCAAGTACCAAGAGAACATCACCGACAACTTCATGGAGGCCTCCAGCGCTGCCTTGAGCACCATGCGGAAGGGCCAGCGTAAACGAAAACCCAAGAGAAGCTGCCTGCTCTCCTAG